The Winogradskyella schleiferi genome has a window encoding:
- a CDS encoding Abi family protein — MSKIIYNKLPKSFSEQVELLEKRGLVIPNKQKAENILTYISYNRLSNYWFPMLKKPKEDEIFKDNSSFETIFKIYQFDSELRTITFQAIEQIEIAIRTQIIYHFSHKYKSGFWYENSNAFSKYPNFIQLLSKITKNVQETKQEYILKYRRKYEQFLPPSWKAFELLTFTSLLSILKNVQDNKDLIPIAKSLGIHHSLLVSWLESFIYIRNITAHHGRLWNIILTIKPEWLKSPKGKWVNRWENDYNPDGHSVEKVDKNDKILKFYASLCAILYCLQFINPYHKYKDQLLNLFDKYPEVDLYHMGFPEGWKEQELWK, encoded by the coding sequence ATGTCTAAAATAATTTATAATAAACTTCCTAAATCATTTTCCGAACAAGTCGAGTTATTAGAAAAAAGAGGCTTGGTAATTCCAAATAAGCAAAAAGCTGAGAATATACTGACTTACATAAGTTACAATAGGTTAAGTAACTATTGGTTTCCTATGCTTAAAAAACCTAAAGAAGATGAAATCTTTAAAGATAATTCTAGCTTTGAAACAATTTTTAAAATATATCAATTTGATAGTGAACTCAGAACAATAACGTTTCAAGCTATTGAACAAATAGAAATTGCAATACGTACCCAAATAATTTATCATTTTTCACATAAATATAAATCTGGATTTTGGTATGAAAACAGTAATGCTTTTTCAAAGTATCCAAATTTTATTCAGTTACTTTCTAAAATTACTAAAAATGTTCAGGAAACAAAACAGGAATATATATTGAAATATCGTAGAAAATATGAGCAATTTCTCCCTCCCTCATGGAAAGCATTTGAATTATTAACATTTACTAGTCTCCTGTCGATCCTTAAAAATGTTCAAGACAATAAGGATTTAATTCCAATAGCAAAGAGCTTAGGCATTCATCATAGTCTCCTAGTTTCATGGCTCGAAAGTTTTATTTATATTAGAAATATTACTGCTCACCACGGAAGATTATGGAATATAATTTTAACAATAAAACCAGAATGGTTAAAATCTCCAAAAGGAAAATGGGTAAACCGCTGGGAAAATGATTATAATCCTGATGGACATTCTGTAGAGAAAGTTGATAAAAACGATAAAATCCTTAAATTTTATGCTTCACTATGTGCTATTCTATATTGTTTGCAATTCATTAACCCTTATCATAAATATAAAGACCAACTTTTAAATCTTTTTGATAAATACCCTGAAGTGGATTTATATCATATGGGTTTTCCTGAAGGTTGGAAAGAACAAGAATTGTGGAAATAA
- a CDS encoding lysylphosphatidylglycerol synthase transmembrane domain-containing protein, producing MNKPKPILKVVLPLLLGVGLVWYSLSKISVPILVQYFKEADYSWIFLGVILGILSHASRAYRWLYMAEPLGFKPKFGNSFMAVYSAYLINFTIPRAGEIARASILTNYEGIPFDKGFGTIVAERVADTLMLLSIIAIAFFLEFEFIYNFFAEKFNPTSLLLGITALLLGALAVFIFIKKSHTKFALKVKGFVTGLIEGALSIFKMKNKWAFIGHTFFIWTMYVLMFYVTTFALPELQDISIAAVLIGFILASFSIAATNGGIGSFPEAIVIAFSLFGMADDPSRAFGWIMWSTQTLVIIVLGGLSLLYLPIYNRKKTTV from the coding sequence GTGAACAAACCTAAACCCATCCTAAAAGTTGTGTTACCTTTACTCTTAGGAGTAGGATTGGTTTGGTACTCGCTATCAAAAATTTCCGTCCCTATATTGGTTCAGTATTTTAAAGAGGCTGATTATAGTTGGATCTTTCTTGGTGTAATTTTAGGAATCCTTAGCCATGCTTCTAGAGCTTATCGCTGGTTATATATGGCAGAACCTTTAGGGTTTAAACCTAAATTTGGTAATAGTTTTATGGCCGTCTATTCGGCCTATCTTATTAATTTTACGATTCCAAGAGCGGGAGAAATTGCTAGAGCTTCAATTTTAACCAACTATGAAGGCATTCCCTTCGATAAAGGCTTTGGCACCATAGTTGCCGAACGTGTTGCAGATACCTTAATGCTGCTCTCCATAATTGCGATTGCATTCTTTTTGGAATTTGAATTCATTTATAATTTTTTTGCCGAAAAATTTAATCCTACATCTTTATTATTAGGAATTACAGCGTTATTACTTGGAGCATTGGCAGTATTCATATTTATCAAGAAAAGCCATACTAAGTTCGCTTTAAAAGTGAAAGGATTTGTCACAGGATTAATAGAAGGTGCGCTCAGTATCTTTAAAATGAAAAACAAATGGGCTTTTATTGGTCATACCTTTTTCATCTGGACTATGTATGTGCTCATGTTTTATGTAACCACCTTTGCCTTACCGGAATTACAAGATATTTCAATTGCAGCCGTATTAATAGGATTTATATTGGCCAGCTTTAGTATTGCTGCCACAAACGGAGGCATTGGCTCGTTTCCAGAAGCTATAGTCATTGCCTTTTCGTTATTTGGTATGGCAGACGATCCAAGTAGAGCTTTTGGTTGGATTATGTGGTCCACACAAACTTTAGTGATCATAGTATTAGGAGGTTTGTCTTTATTATACTTACCTATTTATAACAGAAAGAAAACAACAGTTTAG
- the radA gene encoding DNA repair protein RadA, whose product MAKVKTTFFCQNCGSQYAKWQGQCTSCKEWNTIAEEVIQKPEKSDWKLPTSTTKRVSKPLLINEIDTSQEARLNMQDAEFNRVLGGGMVNGSLTLLGGEPGIGKSTLLLQIALKLQYKTLYVSGEESQKQIKMRAERINPTSSNCYILTETKTQNIFKQIEALEPDIVVIDSIQTLHSDYIESSAGSISQIKECTTELIKFAKETATPVLLIGHITKDGNIAGPKILEHMVDTVLQFEGDRNHVFRILRANKNRFGSTNELGIYEMQGSGLREVSNPSEILISEKDGELSGNAIAATLEGLRPLMIEIQALVSTAVYGTPQRSATGFNAKRLNMLLAVLEKRAGFRLGAKDVFLNITGGITVDDPAIDLAVVASILSSNEDVALPSDYCFAAEVGLSGEIRPVQRVEQRILEAEKLGFSTIFVSKYNKIALKKTVIKIQLISKIEDLVGFVV is encoded by the coding sequence ATGGCTAAAGTAAAAACAACCTTTTTTTGTCAAAATTGTGGCAGTCAATATGCCAAATGGCAAGGACAATGTACGTCTTGTAAGGAATGGAACACCATTGCAGAAGAGGTCATCCAAAAACCCGAAAAGAGCGATTGGAAATTACCAACCTCAACAACTAAAAGGGTTTCAAAACCGTTATTGATAAATGAAATTGATACGTCCCAAGAGGCACGTCTAAATATGCAAGATGCAGAATTTAATCGTGTGTTAGGCGGTGGAATGGTTAATGGATCGTTGACGCTTTTGGGAGGAGAACCAGGCATTGGAAAAAGTACGCTTTTGCTTCAAATAGCCTTAAAACTGCAGTACAAAACACTCTATGTTTCAGGTGAAGAAAGTCAGAAACAAATTAAAATGCGTGCAGAACGCATTAATCCCACTAGCAGCAACTGTTATATTCTTACAGAAACCAAAACCCAGAATATTTTTAAGCAAATCGAGGCTTTAGAGCCAGATATTGTAGTTATCGATTCCATTCAAACCTTGCATAGTGATTATATAGAATCATCTGCTGGAAGCATTTCCCAAATAAAAGAATGCACCACAGAACTGATTAAATTCGCCAAAGAAACAGCTACACCGGTTTTATTAATTGGCCACATTACTAAAGATGGCAATATTGCAGGTCCAAAAATATTGGAACACATGGTGGATACGGTTCTTCAGTTTGAAGGCGACCGTAATCATGTATTCAGAATCCTCCGAGCTAACAAAAACAGATTCGGGTCAACTAACGAACTTGGGATTTACGAAATGCAAGGCTCTGGTTTACGGGAAGTTTCCAACCCATCAGAAATATTAATTTCAGAAAAAGATGGCGAATTATCCGGAAATGCCATTGCTGCAACCTTAGAAGGCTTACGACCTTTAATGATTGAAATACAGGCCTTGGTTAGCACAGCAGTTTATGGAACTCCACAGCGCTCCGCCACAGGTTTTAATGCGAAACGATTAAACATGTTATTGGCTGTTTTAGAAAAACGCGCAGGTTTCCGCTTGGGAGCAAAAGATGTCTTTTTAAACATTACAGGAGGTATCACAGTCGATGATCCTGCCATAGATTTGGCAGTTGTAGCTTCCATCCTATCCTCCAACGAAGATGTGGCGTTGCCAAGCGATTATTGTTTTGCAGCTGAAGTTGGTTTATCTGGTGAAATACGACCAGTACAACGTGTGGAACAACGTATTTTGGAAGCCGAAAAATTAGGGTTCTCCACTATTTTTGTATCTAAGTACAATAAAATTGCTTTGAAGAAAACGGTTATAAAGATTCAACTCATTTCTAAGATTGAAGATTTGGTTGGGTTTGTGGTTTAA
- the panD gene encoding aspartate 1-decarboxylase: MQIQVVKSKIHRVKVTGAALNYIGSITIDEDLMEAANIIQGEKVQIVNNNNGERLETYCIPGPRKSGEITLNGAAARKVAVGDTLILITYAIMDIEEAKVFKPSLVFPDEATNLLK; the protein is encoded by the coding sequence ATGCAAATACAAGTTGTAAAATCAAAAATTCATCGTGTAAAAGTTACAGGTGCAGCACTAAATTATATCGGTAGTATAACTATTGATGAGGATTTAATGGAAGCTGCTAATATTATTCAAGGCGAAAAAGTTCAGATTGTAAATAATAACAATGGCGAACGTTTAGAAACCTATTGTATTCCTGGTCCGAGAAAAAGCGGAGAAATTACTCTAAACGGTGCAGCGGCAAGAAAAGTTGCCGTTGGTGATACTTTAATCCTTATTACCTATGCCATAATGGATATAGAAGAAGCTAAAGTATTTAAACCGTCTTTAGTGTTTCCAGACGAAGCCACTAACCTTCTTAAATAA
- the panC gene encoding pantoate--beta-alanine ligase: MKNFQNKAKLSTYISLLKDRGTSIGFVPTMGALHNGHLSLVNQGLSENDIVVVSIFVNPTQFDNKEDLVKYPRTLEADIALLKTVGDDRIIVYAPTDEDIYGDNIKSQTFTFDGLEHEMEGAFRHGHFDGVGTIVKRLLEIVTPDAAYFGEKDFQQLQIIRKLVELHHLPVKIVGCPIHRADDGLAMSSRNARLTPKHRETASFIYKTLKTAKKKFGTKSAQGVTEWVTEQFKNEPLLELEYFLIADVKTLKPVKRKSTKKAYRAFIAVYAGDIRLIDNIALN, encoded by the coding sequence TTGAAAAACTTCCAGAATAAAGCCAAACTGTCCACTTATATTAGTTTATTAAAAGACCGAGGAACTTCCATTGGATTTGTACCCACTATGGGCGCATTGCACAATGGGCATTTATCGTTAGTCAACCAAGGACTAAGTGAAAATGATATTGTCGTTGTAAGCATTTTTGTAAACCCAACACAGTTCGATAATAAGGAGGACTTAGTCAAATACCCAAGAACACTTGAAGCAGATATAGCCTTATTAAAAACAGTAGGTGACGATAGAATTATTGTTTATGCGCCGACAGATGAGGATATTTACGGTGACAACATTAAATCACAAACTTTTACGTTTGATGGTTTAGAACACGAAATGGAAGGCGCTTTTAGACACGGACATTTTGATGGTGTCGGTACTATTGTAAAACGTTTGCTAGAGATTGTAACACCTGATGCAGCTTATTTTGGTGAGAAGGATTTTCAGCAATTACAAATTATAAGAAAATTAGTAGAACTACACCATTTACCTGTAAAGATAGTTGGATGCCCAATTCATAGAGCAGATGATGGTTTGGCAATGAGTTCTAGAAATGCAAGGTTGACTCCAAAACACAGAGAAACGGCGTCTTTTATTTATAAAACTTTAAAGACTGCCAAAAAAAAGTTTGGCACAAAAAGTGCACAAGGGGTTACGGAATGGGTTACAGAGCAATTTAAAAATGAACCACTTTTAGAGTTGGAGTATTTTCTAATTGCAGATGTAAAGACCTTAAAACCAGTAAAACGAAAATCAACAAAAAAAGCCTATAGAGCATTCATAGCTGTATATGCTGGCGATATAAGACTTATCGATAATATCGCTCTAAATTAA
- a CDS encoding alpha/beta hydrolase-fold protein: MRKTILVVLACSIYAFSFAQVSYKEISSARLSSERQLKIKLPKDYDPKADEKYPVIIVFDGDYLFEPVAGQVDFQTYFDDMPSSIVVGIMQGENRFYDSYYDPTTGLPTESGLRFHDFVSDELLPYIDKKYNTSKFRVAVGHDIMGNFINSYVFKEDLAFQAYVCISPDFVGSLKNFVSKRLALYNDDIFYYLATSDKDIPEIRENILSTNALISEVKNQNVTYYFDDFKNETHYTLVTGAISRSFDKIFNIYNPLREKELEEKVLPYEGTLDQFLTDRYKRIEKLFGIKQEISEEELEKVAKVAEQREDFKSLYKLGKLANKIHPETLLGTYYLAQSAEQLGKTKKAKKLYEEALALNDALHIDKDYIAAKIEELTLALVDVDDEDLEDLEDEKEEENEEE; encoded by the coding sequence ATGAGAAAAACTATTTTAGTAGTTCTTGCTTGTTCTATTTATGCGTTTTCGTTTGCACAAGTGTCTTATAAAGAAATCTCTTCGGCACGTCTTAGTTCAGAACGTCAATTAAAAATTAAGCTACCCAAAGACTACGATCCAAAAGCAGATGAAAAATATCCCGTAATTATTGTATTTGACGGCGATTATTTATTTGAACCCGTAGCAGGTCAGGTAGATTTCCAAACCTATTTTGATGACATGCCTAGCTCTATTGTGGTTGGTATTATGCAAGGTGAAAATCGTTTTTATGATAGTTATTATGACCCAACTACAGGATTACCTACAGAATCCGGACTTCGATTTCACGATTTTGTTTCAGACGAATTATTGCCTTATATAGACAAAAAATATAACACCAGTAAATTTAGAGTAGCTGTTGGCCACGACATCATGGGTAATTTTATTAATTCTTATGTTTTCAAGGAAGATTTAGCGTTTCAAGCCTATGTATGTATTAGCCCGGATTTTGTTGGTTCCCTAAAGAACTTTGTTTCAAAACGTTTAGCCCTTTATAATGATGATATTTTCTATTATTTGGCAACTTCAGACAAGGATATTCCAGAGATACGGGAAAACATCCTTTCCACAAACGCTTTAATATCTGAAGTTAAAAATCAGAATGTCACTTATTATTTTGATGATTTCAAAAATGAAACACATTACACCTTAGTTACTGGTGCGATTTCCAGATCTTTTGATAAGATTTTCAATATCTATAATCCTTTAAGAGAGAAAGAACTTGAAGAAAAGGTACTGCCTTACGAAGGTACTTTAGACCAATTTTTAACTGACAGATACAAAAGAATCGAGAAATTATTTGGTATTAAACAAGAGATAAGTGAAGAAGAGTTAGAGAAAGTTGCAAAAGTTGCTGAGCAACGCGAAGATTTCAAATCACTGTACAAATTAGGGAAACTTGCTAACAAAATACATCCAGAAACATTACTTGGCACCTACTATTTAGCCCAATCGGCAGAGCAACTAGGTAAAACAAAAAAAGCTAAGAAGTTATACGAAGAAGCATTAGCATTAAATGATGCACTTCATATTGATAAAGACTATATCGCTGCAAAAATTGAAGAGTTGACTTTAGCGTTAGTAGATGTAGATGATGAAGACTTAGAAGACTTAGAAGACGAAAAAGAAGAGGAGAATGAAGAGGAATAA
- a CDS encoding alpha/beta hydrolase, with translation MKNFYIVLLSFFFVINLQAQAIYKTIDSEKLGEKRELKIQLPRNYNPEEKRTYPLIIVLDGDYLFEPVAGNIDYQSYWEDIPDCIVVGINQGDTRNDDFYYHEDTYFPIGKGASFYEFLAAELLPYIEDNYKASNFRIIFGHDLSANYINYYLFKDEPLFRAYVAFSPEFAPEMINRLQQRLSILKQETFYYMATADADIKNLRASTIQADSIISTIENEKLFYTFDDFEDANHYGLVGRGIPKALNEIFSLFKPINAKEYKEKVLTYEGSPYEYLTKKYEDIEYFYGFEKELIENDIRAIAVASDKKDDLDSLEELAKLVKKKFPDSMLSAYYLGMYYEKIGNLRKALLQYKGGLLLQPSQFVDKEIILEKMYDTQEAMND, from the coding sequence ATGAAGAATTTTTACATAGTATTATTAAGTTTTTTTTTCGTTATAAACCTTCAAGCACAAGCGATCTACAAAACCATTGATTCTGAAAAGCTAGGAGAAAAGCGTGAATTAAAAATTCAATTACCAAGAAATTATAATCCCGAAGAAAAAAGAACCTATCCATTAATCATTGTTTTGGATGGCGATTATTTATTTGAGCCTGTTGCAGGAAACATCGATTACCAATCGTATTGGGAAGACATACCAGATTGCATTGTTGTAGGCATCAACCAAGGAGACACAAGAAATGATGACTTTTATTACCATGAAGACACCTATTTTCCTATAGGAAAAGGAGCCTCATTCTATGAGTTTTTAGCTGCGGAATTATTACCATATATAGAAGACAACTATAAAGCCTCGAATTTTAGAATCATCTTTGGGCACGATTTAAGTGCTAATTACATTAATTATTACCTCTTTAAGGATGAGCCACTTTTTAGGGCTTATGTCGCTTTCAGTCCGGAGTTTGCTCCAGAAATGATTAACAGATTACAGCAGCGTTTGTCCATTTTGAAACAAGAGACATTTTATTATATGGCGACTGCCGATGCCGATATAAAAAATCTTAGAGCTTCAACCATACAAGCAGATTCTATTATTTCGACCATAGAAAATGAAAAATTATTTTACACCTTCGATGATTTTGAAGATGCCAACCATTATGGATTGGTAGGAAGGGGAATTCCAAAAGCATTAAATGAGATTTTTAGTCTATTTAAACCTATAAACGCTAAAGAGTATAAGGAAAAAGTATTGACTTATGAAGGTTCTCCATACGAGTATCTAACCAAAAAGTACGAAGACATTGAATATTTCTATGGATTTGAAAAAGAATTAATAGAAAACGATATAAGAGCTATTGCAGTGGCTAGTGACAAGAAAGATGATTTGGATTCTTTGGAAGAACTTGCGAAATTAGTCAAGAAGAAATTTCCTGACTCTATGTTAAGTGCCTATTATTTAGGAATGTATTATGAAAAAATAGGCAATCTTAGAAAAGCGTTATTACAATATAAAGGCGGTTTACTTTTACAACCTTCACAATTTGTAGATAAGGAAATTATACTCGAAAAAATGTATGATACACAAGAAGCAATGAACGACTAA
- a CDS encoding glycogen/starch synthase, giving the protein MKDKRILYVSSEVVPYLPETEISSMSFEAPRMVNKQGGQIRIFMPRFGNINERRHQLHEVIRLSGINLVINDLDMPLIIKVASIPKERIQVYFIDNEEYFKRKATLTDENGKLFADNDERAIFFAKGVIETVKKLNWAPDIIHVNGWLASLLPLYLKEFYKTEPLFTESKIVTSVYNQTFEGTLDKDMLSKVSFDGINAEATKPLEQPDYINLMKIAIDNSDAVIRGSEELPKELDTYISELTKPVLDYHSIEEFADPYTDFYNNTVLNS; this is encoded by the coding sequence ATGAAAGATAAACGAATATTGTATGTGTCCTCGGAAGTAGTTCCATATTTACCCGAAACGGAGATTTCTTCAATGTCATTTGAAGCGCCAAGAATGGTAAACAAACAAGGAGGTCAGATACGGATATTTATGCCTCGCTTTGGAAATATTAATGAAAGAAGACATCAACTTCACGAAGTCATTCGACTTTCAGGTATCAATTTGGTCATTAACGATTTAGATATGCCTTTGATTATAAAGGTTGCCTCAATTCCTAAAGAGCGTATTCAGGTTTATTTTATAGATAACGAAGAATATTTTAAAAGAAAAGCCACTTTAACTGACGAAAACGGAAAATTATTTGCTGATAATGACGAGCGTGCCATTTTCTTTGCAAAAGGTGTTATAGAAACAGTTAAAAAGTTGAATTGGGCTCCAGATATCATTCACGTAAATGGTTGGTTGGCTTCATTATTGCCATTGTATTTGAAAGAATTTTATAAAACAGAGCCATTATTTACTGAAAGTAAAATAGTGACTTCCGTGTACAATCAAACCTTTGAAGGAACGTTAGATAAAGACATGCTCTCTAAAGTGAGTTTCGATGGGATTAATGCCGAAGCAACAAAACCTTTAGAGCAGCCAGATTATATTAATTTAATGAAAATTGCTATTGATAATTCTGATGCTGTAATTAGAGGTTCTGAAGAATTACCTAAAGAATTAGACACCTATATCAGTGAATTAACAAAACCCGTATTAGACTATCATTCTATTGAAGAATTTGCGGACCCTTATACTGATTTTTATAATAATACTGTACTAAACAGTTAA